The following nucleotide sequence is from Salvia splendens isolate huo1 chromosome 2, SspV2, whole genome shotgun sequence.
CGCCCCTCCGTGTGGACATTATGAGAATaataattactagtattattcaAGAGCATTATATCATATCAAATCCTGCTATATATAGTATTTAGCTTTggaaaagagagtaaaataagaatcTAGAGAACAATGATATCTATTGAGACTTTAGAAAGCAGCTGCACACCATGTGGAATATGCCACCATTGACCAATAAATGTGAAAAGAGATTGCAATATCCCTACAAAAAATACAAGCTTTCCCATCAACAAAAAGCTATATAtgtgaaaaaatttaaaaatttaaaatgtacAACCACAATATTGATATTATGTGGATCCATAATTTTTAGGACGATTAATAAAGCAAAAGATGCTCCAATTTAGTGGAATTCACACTCAGACTAGACAATCTGTGATGTGATCAATCTTAAAGCAATATTGGCCAAATTGAatgctttaatttttattattactatttagATCGAAAGGCCAACCTTACATCTTTGGCGGAAAGGCCACATATATTTTAGATACTCAATCACTTATGCCCAAAATGCCAACTTGCATTAATATAATCCACAACATCAAGATACTATCAAAATTCATtagttaaatttaattaaattgatttggTTATTGTGTGAGgggaaaacaaagaaaaaaaaactagtgGCATGGTAAATTTATTGAGTAAAGAAGCAAGGgaataatatgataattaaaatgAGACTGAAACATCAACATGGAATAATGGAGATGGTCATTTTCGGAGAGGCATATAACGTTACatctcattttcaaattttttcaaGCATAAAATCTGGGCGATTTGATATAGAAGGCAGGGGAAGAAGCGTCAATGTTGAAGATGCAATGAGTAGTGAAAGAATCCTCATTTTTGTTGTTCCAATCCATGACTATGCCATCGGTGGTGTTGGAAATAAGATCATGACCAGATTTCTCCAGCGCCTGCTTCTCGCCGATTAGGTGCACCGTTGTGATGTCGTGGATGCTCGGCCGCCTCTTGTCCTTCCCGCCCGAGAGCTGCCGCAGGTAGTACTTCTGCGCGTGGCTCGCTACTTGCGTTGGCGTTTTCGACACCACGAAGTTTCTCGATATGTTTCTCCAATCCCCTTTCCCATGCTTCTCCAGCCCTAGTAGAAACCTCCTACAATTTTCTCAATCACACatttaaattattgaattttcatcGAATTATGTAAAGTTACTCAATGATGTGTGTATGCTGATTACTGAACTGTTGATTTGATCTGATTTTTCCGTCAATCAAGATTCTGGCTAGACTTTCTTGGGAGGCTAAAtcataactaaattaattatGCCTCGTGCAAGAGTATGTCAGAGTTTTTTTTCTGGGTGTCAGCATTAAGTCTAGCCAAAAAATCAGATAAAAATGAACATTTTAGTACCTGTGTTCTTGTTCAGTCCATGGGACCCCCTTTTTTCGTTCTTGATCACAAGTAGTAGTGGTGTTCCTAGGCTTCTTCCTAAAGAGATGATCATCGGCTAATTCCAATGTAAAAGAAGAAGCCAAGTAGCCTGGGATTGGGACCAAACCAGCCTCAATATCACTAACATCTGCAACCAACTCTCTGTACTGATTTATTACATCATAAACAGATTTCCCAGGAATCATCTCTGCAACCTTAAACCACCTGTTGGGCGTCTTGTCGTCGAATATCGCGAGAGCGCTCTCGAACCGCTTGTTCTCCTCTTTAGTCCACGCGCCGCCGCCGCTCTGCCCCCAGCTCGAATTCCACCCAGCTGAACTAGGACACAAGGTCTCCATCACCTCCACTTTTAGTAACTTCCTTCACAAATATTAGACTGATATATCTTTAAAATTTAAAGCAAACAAACTAGAATCATTTTACTGGGAATCTAACTTTATTTTGGAATCTTTGAAatatggatttaatttaatttaatcaaatcaaatcaaatcaaaatatgGGTGTGAGTGAATGAATCCAAAAGAGAGTAGAATTAGAAAGAGGAAAGGAGACATGAAAACATGTGTGTGTGGTGAGATGCTTTAAAATGGGATTGTATTAATGTGAGATTAAAAGGAAATGAAAATGGTTGGTTTTGTTATGGTAACATAGGTTATGGTTTATATTATAGTGGTGATGGGTCTTGTTTGTTTGGAGTTTAGTGTGGCTGCTGTCAAGTTTTTGGGATTACCCATTAAGACCAAACTTTTTGTGTCAGCAAACACACACAGACATATACACCATGTTAATAAAGGAGATTTTGTAATATTGTCATGCTACTTTTTAACCATTTTTATATTACTATTACTACTTTCATACTAGTATTATATTTGTTTGTTTGGATATGATTTAGGAAAGGAAAATTACTTGATAATCATTTTTGTATATTGACACACTGTTTGATCTCAGCCACTACTTTTACAAGTGATACTCTTCATCTGTAATTTAATATTCCTTCTTAGATTGTTCTATATCATATTTTCATAACAATCatggttattattattattattattattaatattattattaatattattattattattattattattattattgaaaacCTGCCATCAATTGGAAAGTTTTGTTTGAACTAGATACTAAAAACCTTCTTATATAATCTCTATCCTTCAATATGTGTTTCACTTTAACCCGATACAAATTTTAAGAATAATATATAgtaggttgaaaaagttagtagaatatgactTTGGTTTGCAGGTTACAAGATCATGGAGGACGAGAGCTCACCACAAGTACAAGGGAGGCTCGCATGGAGGAATATTGCTCCACCAAGAGCACAACTTCAAGTTTGGTATCTTCTTCAAGGAAAAATCAACACTAAAGAGAGGCTTTTCAGACTGGGAGTAGCTAGAATTGAGATGATCGATGTACTTTGTGCAAAGAAGAGACTGAAACTATTCAACACTTGTTTTTTTGCTGCAAACCTTCGAGCAATCTTTGGTATCACTGCTGCAAATGTTGGGAGATATCTTTTTTCTTCCCAAAGATCCAAAGACATGTATACTTTCTTGGTTGGGTACTCCGTTCAAAAGATTTGATAAGAGTTTGTGGACAGCCATGTTTTATGTCATTGTGTGGACAATTTGGGATATTAGAAACAAAATGGCATTCCTAGATTTCAAACCTAAGTGGGAGTTCGAGAAGAAGCGACTCTTTTGGCGCCTTGGAACTTGGGCGAAAGGATGGTGCCCGGAATTTCCCTTTGCACCAAGATTGTTAGTGGATGAGTTGAAGGATATCAAAGGCTGGGCAGGAACAAGAGCTTCATGAAAAGGTAGGTTGTGCAGACTTTTAGTTGAACTCTGGGCTCTTGTAGATTTTACCTTCTCTTGTGGCACTGTTGTGGATTTTGGCTTGGTGAGGAGATGGTTGGTTTGTTGCTTTGTTGGGGCTGCTTAGTTcggttgtttttttttcttattttggaTCTCTTTTCTGGGAGGTATGAGGTTTCGTTTTTGTTGGTGGTCTCGCCTTTTGGCTGCCTTTTTGTAGTTCGACGTTTTGTGGTTTGAGCATTTGCTTTTCATAGAAGATTTACATTATTATAAATCGCATGAATTGCGTCAAATTTCACAAGAATAAAACATTACCATAACTTATTtttggagtattaatttatgtaattaaCCTAACTTAAGTCATTGTTTCATATTTTAAACCTAAAATTTGTATTTGGTCTTAGTTCAAAAATAAGATACTATTCATATTTACTtaaacaaatataaatttatgaaaatgCTACTGTACGTTTAAAATTTATTGGAGGATACATGGACCTCTAACCGTAAATTAAAAGTAATCTTCCTATAAGTAAATAAAATGTTTATGTTAAATAATTTGTTATATACATCATTTATGTatacaataaattaataaatattctTAGAGATTGTGACTACACGATCATATTTGATGTAGGTGTAAATTAGGGTGGTAAAAAAGAAAACACTCCTTATATAGGACAAGATGTATAATGTATTGCTCCACAAATATTGATTTGACTGGCAATGGCAATGGCAATATTGAAAACATAATGATAAGAAAAAGAAGCATTTTCGTGAATTTGTAGAAACTTGGCACATTTTCGAGTGGAAAGAAGCCACATAAAGCAAAGAAAATAGGTAATTATTtaggtattttatttatatttgttttggTGGTGGGCTTTTGTATGCTTTGGTGCATAAGAAAGATGGAGTCAAATCTCAATCATGTACATTTCTTTTTGAAAAGGGAGAATCATCAGCCACTATATTTAAGTAACAGTTAAGAAGTTAATTAGAAACTATTTAGACATTTATTTGCCTACtattgaaaacaaaagaaaggtGTGTTGATTTGTGTCCCTTTATTTTGATCGTGAAGATGGGCAGtgtgataattaattaataaaaaatgtcCCTTTGATCGTGAAGAAAGGAGTACTTTTTTTGCATAATCGCATTCTTACCTTTGCTAGCTTTCAAAGGCTTAAATATTTTAGtttcatgttttgttttttttaattattagtgCAGTTTATTATGCAAAATTCTTGAAGTAGTCTGTTTGAAAAATCGTGTTGTTCCTAAATGGGTTACTTTTTAAATTCTGCAAATGGGTGTTGCGCGTTACAAGTGCGTGTTTAGGTACGCATCTCAAAATgctctccgtccctgaaaatttatcacattttattttctgcactcgttttagaaaaatgatactaataaatagctaaagtagagagatgataaagtaacAGAGAGAATAACATAAATGCGAGTcttctttacattattctctctcttattttaccatctctcaactttaactatttatagtattatttttaaaaataagtgCAGAAAacgaaatgtgacaaattttcagggacggatggagtaatatacCTGAGGACACGATTTGTCATACACACCTAAATCAAGAATTTTGCAGACTTATTTAAACTAATGGCTTGCAATTCTCACAAATGTGTACCTCTCTTGTACGTAATTAATAATACTGGAAATGAAGGATgcataatttatactccctctgtcccctaaaaaattgaaaaacatgTAAAttacacgaattttaatgtacaattggtaaagtaagagaaaaatgagaaaaagtaagaaagaaagagagggaAAAGGTAGTGAAatgagtgttagtggattgtggggtctaCATTATAAATAACACGTAGAATTATCATTTGTTGAATGCTTTTCATATTTAGACTTTATCTAATTTTGGGGACAgtccaaaatgataaaattagtcaatttattttgggacggagggaatatgaATTTAGTGAATTATGAGAGAAAATTATTAGGGTACCATTGGTTGGGAAAAGTTCAACAGAAATTTTGCAATTAATAGTGATAAATGTTATTTACAGAGAAGATTTTCAATATGTCAatgattgtaattttattttattttcagaaattATATCTCAATGATAGAGTATGTGGTTAGAACTATTGAACGAAAAAATGATGTATTATAGTGATATAATTAGTGGAGTATTTACTAAGATGAATTTCACCATGTCATTGATTTTAGTTAGTCACCTCTAATCTTATGCATTTACAAGTTTAAAACTTTTTACCGAAATTAAGCACATTACAATAACTAATTCCAATCACCTTTGTTGAAGACTCCCACATTTTCTTTTGTCCGGACAGATCCCAAAATATACAAGCAAAATAATGAAAGCAATTCCAAAAACAAGGGGACACAGAAGAAAAGCCCTtaaagaggaggaggagaaaacaagaaaaacaaataGGAGTAGTAAATACTGTATTATACTTGTGTATGTTGAAGAAGAGAATATTGTTTACACGATAGGTTTGGGAGTGATAATTTCATTACTGTTTACATAAGGAATACTACACCGAATACAGATAGATCAAAGATGCATACGCACAAAAAAGATAATCAAAATGTAGAAGAAATCAAACAATTAAGTATATTTACAAGCTACTACAACATCCTGTTTTTGCGCTACAGAAAATCAGATTATTGAAGTTGCTTCTACAAGGCAAAATTTATTAGTTAAATTAAGTTCACACAACAGTGGGCGTGGGCGTGGGCGTGGGCGTGGGCGTGATTTatgaacaaaaaaacaaaagtgTATATGCAAGCAAGTAGTATGATTCAAGGTGGTAGGGGCCTCACAGTTGAGGGGAAATCTGTTCGCGGCCCGGCGAGGGACCAATATGCGAGTATGTGCGCCGGATGATCTGCCACTACCGGTCCTCCTTCCGTCTCCTGCACTACGACCTGTCTCGATGGTATCAGCTCTATGTTCCAGTTCGGCCTCACCATTGCCACCAGGTCTCGGCCATTTGCAGACGCTCGATAGCCCTGCACCCACAAGTACCTTAGAGACGCCAGCTGCAGGGCTGCCATGGCCAGTGCACGCTCGCTGAAGCAACAGCCTCTCATCTCCAGCTTCTGCAGGCTCGGGCACCCCTTTGAGAACTCCAACAGACCTTCATCCGACTGTCCTACGTACCCCAGAAGCATCCATCTCACGTTGCGGCTGTACTGCCCTATGTAGCTCAGACCCACGTCGCTCAGCCCACCAGGCCGTAAATACAATGCAAACCTCCTCAGTTTGTGGCACCCCATTAATAGTGACCGAACTCCATTGTCGAGAGGAAGATCTGTAATTCGTTCCTCTCTGTCCAATAAAACCAACCGAAAGTCACATAGGTTTTTCGAGTATGTTCCCATGCACTCCAGTGATGCATTCGTTATATCCGACACATACACAGCCAAGTACTCCAACTCGAGACATCCTTGTGCCAGAGCCATGAGTCCTCTCTGGGAGACCACACCTTCGACATCTTCCATGTCTTGTTCATCAGCTCCACGCTCTATCCTCAGTCTTTTCATTTTCTTGCAGAACTCACCCAGAATTTCCAGTCCTCTATCTCCGATGACGTTTCTTGTCTGTTCCATATTGTCATCAAAGTTAAGTTCCATAAGCATTAGGGAATACGATATTGCAACTCTGAACCGTACTTCAAATTCAAAGTTTTCagcaaaaaataacaaaatgaagaAATTCACATAGAGATGCTGTAAGTTGTCTTCCatgaaaattcaaaatcaacccAACTTCATCCCCAAATAACAGAAGAACCATGAACCAGCATCAAAAGCTGTCCATAGTAGAGCTGAAAATGTTACCTTACAATGCAAGACAAAGAAGCCATGGATTTTTTTACCATACATAATTTCTTTCTCTACTCATACAAGACACAAACTCTTTTCATGCTGAAAATCATAAACTTGGTCCAACTGCATTGCAATCTGCATTCTTGTTGGAATCAATTtatttttcccattaattcaTATGTTTCTCACATTGTTGGTCAAATACTATTCAGACAACGATTAATCCTATACTCGTGAGGCAGCAGAGCTCAACCCGAGCGTCATCTCAATTATTTCTTTTAAAAGCGTAAAGAACCTACTTACCAGAACAGAGATGCATAAGGGCTCAACCTATTTTTCACAGATATCTAAGACTagatttatttaatactaataatactgAAAGGCACTGTAGTTTAACAAAAAATTCACACTCCAAgaaattttattagtaataagGCATATCTCAAATGACAAAGACAAGACTTCTAAATCTACCTCAAGAATTTCCAGGTTAGGGCATCTCTGCAGTAACTGATAATGGCCTTCAGTATCCAGCAGAGCATAAAGGAGATCCAATTTTTTAAGTCTGGAAGCAACAGGATATACAATTGGCAATTCTGCTTTCCCCAGGTAAGTAAGACCCAAGCGGCACAACCGACGAGGGAATACAACATTGGCATACCTCTCCAGTTGCTCATTAAAAACACCTTCACCAACCTGTCCAGGGGGCTCACTAAAAGATCCCCCGCAGAATTCCTCCAATGAAGCTGCTGCTCGGAAAAAACCTATAAGGTCTGAGACATCGCAATCACTAATTTTCATTGAGGCCAACTTCGGGCATCTTCTTGCTATCAGTTCAAGGTCTCTAGATCTAACTTTCATGAGATCAGTCATGTAGAAATTCAAACTTTCAAGAACTGTATTGTTCATTGCAAGCTCATTCAGCCATTCTCCATCATTCTCAATTATTGAGCTCTCTTCCAAAAGCAAGTTTCTCAAATTCCTACaacaaagaaaaaaaggttTAGATTGAACAAATAGAGTTTCATATTTCTCACAGTTAGCACTTACAATCCACAGACCAAAATGTAATCGGAAATCATCTGGTGATATTAGCTAAGGAATCTAACTTGTTATTAGATGTTTCTATATTTGTTCTCTTTCCTTTCTTAATAATGTTGGGGCTCACTAAGAAACATAATTAAGTATAAGAAATGCAAACACATCATAAACAATTCTTCCTTGACCATACAGTTCTACTAAACAAGACTTCTGAGTGAGATCAACAAACAATTGTCAGGACAGACAAGAGCTTGAATTTTTCCTAAGCTCCACTCTACAAAACCACACAGAAAAATGGTGCAACCACTTTATTATTTCATTGATCTAGCACATTCTAAGCACCAATACATCAAGCATGTATACAAATAACTCTATCATATGTTAAGATACAATATGTTGAGAAAGCTTGCATTAGTTAATACTCCCCCTCATTccccaaaaaacaaaaaaacagacTAGttttattccctccgtcccttaagaatatgcactctttcttaTTCAgttcgtcccataagaatatgcactttctaattttggaaagtcttttctctctaatgaggtgagactaattctccactaacaatactttatttactttttctctctacctctctcttcctttaccaattttacattagatctcgtgccgaccccaaagtgcatattctttgggacgGAGCAAGTACTATTTTAGGTCGTCCCCCAAAATTAGATAATAGTactaaatatggaaagtttttaACCAATTACACACCATTAATAAtctggaccccacaatccactaacactacttccactGCCTTTTTTCTCCtcactttcttactttttttccatCACCCTCTTACTTTACATattgcacattaaaacccgtgccatatACAAACTTGTCTATTTtatagggacggagggagtaacttaaTAACCGATCCTCAAAATCATTTGAATTGATTTGATCACATAAGTTAAAAAAAGTTAATATCTCCTGCAATATTCGCTTAGTCATATCTCATATTTAAGCATAAGGTGTGCACAGACATTATCACTGGTAACGATGAAAAGTTGAAACGAAATAGAGTTGACACAACCTGTGTCATCATAATCAGCAAGCTCACAATTAGAACTATTATTTGCTGCAAAAacaagattaaaaatgattttgatTTGGACATAAGAACTCCAAATCGTCACCAAATCTGATTGAAAACGAAAAGTCAAAGATATGCATCGGCAAACCACATGTTTACGCCACCTACTAATAAGAGTGCAAATCACTCAGATCCAGCAAcagaaatttgaaaaattaacGATGCAACTGTTTACTTCAGAAAACATAACTCCGTAAAACTCTTCAAATAGATCAAGCGAAAAATACTTATTGaaatatgcaatcactttcaaTAACAGAAAAAGCATAAAagtgaaatcaaattaaaaaagaaattagcACCTGCAGAATCTGGCTATACGCAGAAGTCCGTCGGTAGAGAAACCGGAGCACTTATCGAGGCGCAAAACATCCAGAACCTTCCCGTGAGAGGTAGCTAGAAGGTCGAGATCTGAATCCTTGACAATCATCCGGCGGAAGTGGAGCACCTTCATCCTGCCGAAGGAGGTGATGATTTCGCGAACCCAGGGGGTGACGAATCCGCCCCAGTCCTCGGGAATGAGGTTGAACATAGCCGCGCGCGGCTTGCCCTTGAGCTTGAGCGACTCGAGATGCGGGAATCGGCGCGAGAGGCGCTGCGGCGTGGCGGTGTAGCAGAGAGCCATGGTGACGTGCCTGCGCGTGATGGCGTCGATGTCGTACCATCGCTTGCACACCAGCGACACTGCGTCGCGGTCGCGGGGGTCGTGCACGTAGGGGATGACGCACTCCCATACTGTGTCGTAGGCGCCGCTGCTGAAACCGTTAGGTCTCTTCGATTTGGCCTCATCCATACTTGTCGGAATTAATTATTGAACACAGTGAATAGAGACAATAAACGAATAGGCGTAGTATTATTTCGGTGTGAAATGAAGAGATAGTGAATCCGATTGAGAGATTGGTGAGAGAGAAATGAatagagagggagaaggagggtAGGGGGAGAGTGATTCTATTGTATTGGTGGGGATGAAAATGAATGacgataataaaaataattcaatgaTTACGTACGGCTGGCTTGGCTGCTAGGATATAATAGCCGTATTGTTATGGATAAAACTGTAACATGGTGCCTGTTTACTTTACAGATATTGAATATTTTACTATATtcgtatttaattatgtaaactATGTCGAAGAAGGGTTTATTACTGAATAATATCGGAAACAAAGTTAActatatttatgtgattttattAATAACTAGTGTATAAAAAACTCGCACATAATTCACAATTTCGATCTCGATTTCATATTTCGTGACAAAATGCATCAGATGCACCGACCATCTATCTTCTTCCAAAATAACAGGTACGGAGTACTATAATTTTGCAAAAATTTTTAGCAAAATGAATCTAATGCACCGACcatctatatttttttaaaagtagcGGGTGTGATTTTCATTTGTATCATAACTTTTgacaatattattattttaaaattggaatataaaattgcaactttttaaaaatttgaaaatgccTCCTTCCATAATCAAAGTATAACAAAATCAATTATTATGATATAATAATTGTTGGAATCGTATGCTCGGTCAAAGGACTTTGACCAACAATACTTccaacgagacatttaattttgtgaaattaaatgatatagcgtcgatctacaggggcgtatctcgtcttgcggaaagaggcctcctcgactcggcttttTCCACTATTTTACGGTTCATTGTTTCGATTTCTtcattgtaatttcatttcagtttactttatttattacttcttttgagttgtattacgcccggctagtgtttatctcttgtaatccagaaaaccaacaatcgcaagacgagatataactttcctttgaaggaatttggacttaactgaaaataaaaactttcgaaacttaacacctttgctggagatgtcgactggaTCAAACACTGCCGCTGCCACAACCGCTGCCGCAACTCCATCCACCATGTCGACCAATGCACCGGTCAACACGTCATCGATTCCatcgatgatgccaacccccgggttctatccatcttcatcaacaatcccttgggagtttgttaaccccTTTGGGCCCACTGTTGGATCCACCGGATCCTTTATTAGATCGAGTGTTGGGACCTTTGGGTCTAACACGGGTGTTAGTTCCTTCGGGGCCGGTGCGACCatgggctctatgcccaacatgaatggtgggggctctatgcccaaccaagttgttggttccttcgggggcaacgggaTTGGTTCCTTTCatggaccaactgcggcacttttggcaccaagaatgatgcctcctgccgagaagccacaaaaaattggaggatctgacttcaaaaggtgacaccaaaagatgttgttttATTTAACGACATTGGGCATCGCAAATTTCCTCATGGAAGACGAGCTGCCTGCGCCAAGTGATCAAGAGACAAGgatcgaagtcatggcggacaaTCAAGCTTGGCgaaaaggagattatctttgtaaaaatttcattctaagtgctttagatgatagtttgtacaatgtatactctgTTGTAAACACATCAAAAGatatgtgggaaagcctagaaaagaatTATAGTATCGACAATGCAGCAGGTATTGAAAATGTTGTAGTAGCCAAATTTTTTTACTACAAAATGGTCAACTCCCGACCTGTCATGGAACAAGTTCAAGAGTTCCAAATGCTCATCCACGTACTTGTGGTTGAAGGGATGACATTCCCGACAAATTCACAATGTGCACGATCATTGAGAAgcttcctcctagttggaaggacttgATCGTGAAACTGCGCACTGAAGcggatgtgcgcaaaagcgatcaaaaggctaagggttTTAGCCCACTTGAAGcaaaagccaacctgttggagcagGGCGGTCCccccaacaaacgccctcgcccgaGTCAAAaggacaaagggaagggaaagcagcctgcaaagaagttttaaggcgattgctacaaatgtggcaaacctgaccactttgccaaagactaccgcagcaagaagaagaagccggctgcccacgtcgttgcgAAGGAATTCAAGGACTAGGATGAGAATGACCTCGTTGTTGTGGTCACCGAAGAAGTGAACCTtattgataacaagggtggctggtacattgacaccggcgctactgctcatgtctgctccgACAAAAGCAAGTTTGTCTcatacactgctgttgaagggaggaagatcaacatggggaatcaaacATCATCTGAAGTCCTCGgcattggcaacgtgattctcatgatgacgtccggggtctcaatcaccttgaaggatttgctgcacgtcccggacatccgcaagaacctagtgtcaggatcaatactagttaataaggggtttaaacttgtatttgagtctgataggtttgcattttacaagtttggaaagtcacaCGGAAAATGTTATGTAACTGATGGACTTTTCCAGCTTAGTGTGGCTACACGCCTTGTcccaaagccattggctaataataataaagtatctacttcttcttacttgactgagtgttcaaaatttgtggcattgtagattgagacatgtaaattcaaaagccattaaaagattagtaaatttagatttactaaaggctaatgaagtggatacccaagacAAATGTGAAATATGTCTTGAAGCGAAAATGAGTAAGTTACCGTTTCACtcagttgaacgaagcacaaaaccccttgaattaattcacacggatgtatgtgatttaagaATGGTACACACTAGAAGTGgtaaaaatactttatcactttcatagatgattgcacaaggtattgctacatttatcttttaagaagtaaagatgaagcaattgaagcgttcaaaaattataagaacgaagttgagaatcaacttggttgtaaaatcaaaacgattcgaagtgatagaggaggcgaatatgtagccccgtttgaggagttatgcaacgcaagtggtattattcatcaaacaactgctccatactcaccacaatctaatggtgttgcagaatgCAAAAAacaaactctaaaagagatgatgaatgtgCTGTTACTTAGTTCAGGATTGCCCcttaacatgtggggggaggctatcttgacaaccaactatatcctaaacaaaatctcaCTCAAAGGAAAGGAcatcactccttatgagttgtggaaatgaaggaaaccatcctacaaatacctcaaagtgtgggggtgtttagcgaaggtgaTGGTTCccccgcccaaagaagttacaattggCCCTAAAACCGTTGAttgtatcttcattggatatgcacttaacagtagtgcatatcgattcgttgttcacaagtctgaaatatcgactataacagtaggaacaacaatcgagtcaaggaatgccgtatttcttgaaaat
It contains:
- the LOC121761844 gene encoding transcription factor DIVARICATA-like, with amino-acid sequence METLCPSSAGWNSSWGQSGGGAWTKEENKRFESALAIFDDKTPNRWFKVAEMIPGKSVYDVINQYRELVADVSDIEAGLVPIPGYLASSFTLELADDHLFRKKPRNTTTTCDQERKKGVPWTEQEHRRFLLGLEKHGKGDWRNISRNFVVSKTPTQVASHAQKYYLRQLSGGKDKRRPSIHDITTVHLIGEKQALEKSGHDLISNTTDGIVMDWNNKNEDSFTTHCIFNIDASSPAFYIKSPRFYA
- the LOC121789848 gene encoding coronatine-insensitive protein 1-like: MDEAKSKRPNGFSSGAYDTVWECVIPYVHDPRDRDAVSLVCKRWYDIDAITRRHVTMALCYTATPQRLSRRFPHLESLKLKGKPRAAMFNLIPEDWGGFVTPWVREIITSFGRMKVLHFRRMIVKDSDLDLLATSHGKVLDVLRLDKCSGFSTDGLLRIARFCRNLRNLLLEESSIIENDGEWLNELAMNNTVLESLNFYMTDLMKVRSRDLELIARRCPKLASMKISDCDVSDLIGFFRAAASLEEFCGGSFSEPPGQVGEGVFNEQLERYANVVFPRRLCRLGLTYLGKAELPIVYPVASRLKKLDLLYALLDTEGHYQLLQRCPNLEILETRNVIGDRGLEILGEFCKKMKRLRIERGADEQDMEDVEGVVSQRGLMALAQGCLELEYLAVYVSDITNASLECMGTYSKNLCDFRLVLLDREERITDLPLDNGVRSLLMGCHKLRRFALYLRPGGLSDVGLSYIGQYSRNVRWMLLGYVGQSDEGLLEFSKGCPSLQKLEMRGCCFSERALAMAALQLASLRYLWVQGYRASANGRDLVAMVRPNWNIELIPSRQVVVQETEGGPVVADHPAHILAYWSLAGPRTDFPSTVRPLPP